A window of the Arthrobacter sp. Marseille-P9274 genome harbors these coding sequences:
- a CDS encoding acyl-CoA dehydrogenase family protein, producing MDLSPNPLHDDIRSSVRDLCKSFPDEYWMEHDESKEFPWEFYNAVADGGWLGLTIPEEYGGGGLGVTEAAIVEQEIAASGAGMGGCSAVHIGIFGFEPIIHHGSKDLKDRFLKRVVTGELHTSFAVTEPDAGTDTTNISTFAKKVDGGYLISGQKVWITKAQEAERMLILARTSPRDPNGKRTAGMTLFFAEMDPKHVSIRPIPKMGRNAVDTNELFIDELFVADEDVVGEVGHGFRAILGGLNAERVISANAALGIGKAALRRGVRYANEREVFGRPIGKNQGIAFQLAEAQIKLDAAEAVVQKAAWMVDNGIPCGREANAAKYLCAEAGFFAADVALQVHGGFGYGKEFHVERYFREARLMRIAPISQEMVLNYFSEHVLELPRSY from the coding sequence ATGGACCTTAGCCCTAACCCCCTGCACGACGACATCAGGTCCTCCGTCAGGGACCTGTGCAAGAGCTTCCCGGACGAATACTGGATGGAGCACGACGAATCCAAGGAATTCCCTTGGGAGTTCTACAACGCGGTGGCCGACGGTGGCTGGCTGGGACTGACGATTCCGGAGGAATACGGCGGAGGCGGGCTCGGCGTCACCGAGGCGGCCATCGTGGAGCAGGAAATCGCCGCCTCGGGAGCCGGCATGGGTGGCTGCAGCGCCGTCCACATCGGCATCTTCGGCTTCGAGCCGATCATCCACCACGGCAGCAAGGACCTGAAGGACCGATTCCTCAAGCGCGTGGTGACCGGCGAACTGCACACCTCATTCGCCGTCACCGAGCCGGACGCGGGAACTGACACCACCAACATCTCCACCTTCGCCAAGAAGGTGGACGGCGGGTATCTGATCTCGGGCCAGAAGGTCTGGATCACCAAGGCGCAGGAGGCCGAGCGGATGCTCATCCTCGCCCGCACCAGCCCCCGGGACCCCAATGGCAAGCGCACCGCAGGCATGACGCTGTTCTTCGCCGAAATGGACCCGAAGCACGTCTCCATCCGCCCGATTCCGAAGATGGGACGCAACGCGGTCGACACCAACGAACTGTTCATCGATGAGCTCTTCGTCGCCGACGAGGACGTCGTCGGCGAGGTAGGCCACGGCTTCCGGGCGATCCTGGGGGGACTGAACGCCGAGCGCGTCATCTCTGCGAACGCAGCCCTGGGCATCGGCAAGGCGGCCCTGCGCCGCGGCGTCCGCTACGCCAACGAGCGCGAGGTCTTCGGCCGTCCCATCGGCAAGAACCAGGGAATCGCCTTCCAGCTGGCCGAGGCCCAGATCAAGCTGGACGCCGCCGAGGCAGTGGTGCAGAAGGCGGCCTGGATGGTGGACAACGGCATTCCCTGCGGCCGCGAGGCCAATGCAGCCAAGTACCTGTGCGCGGAGGCCGGCTTCTTCGCTGCCGATGTCGCGCTCCAGGTGCACGGCGGCTTCGGGTACGGCAAGGAGTTCCATGTGGAACGGTACTTCCGCGAGGCCCGGTTGATGCGAATCGCGCCAATCAGCCAGGAGATGGTGCTGAACTATTTCTCCGAGCATGTGCTCGAGCTGCCGAGGAGCTACTGA
- a CDS encoding enoyl-CoA hydratase/isomerase family protein, with protein sequence MNEPLQRFRIIRRSPNVVELRMSRPEKLNAMDQLWFRELTTVMGSFGVDDDVRAVVLTGEGRAFSAGGDIDMFHDLDGDADRVRPHLRRVYDAFHSVERCAVPVIAAVNGLAYGGGTELALACDMVLAGESARFSFKEVDVGLQPGFGIVRGPQVIGPQWTSYMALTGRDIDPCQARACGLVQEVHPDGELLEHALGLAGEIAAKPLLAVQVGKAFIKRHTTAGFSESVEATALLFGTAQHAEAVTAFRQRSGRDRGRSRTELDTSPSL encoded by the coding sequence ATGAACGAGCCGCTGCAGCGATTCAGGATCATCAGGCGCTCCCCGAACGTGGTCGAGTTGCGCATGTCGCGACCGGAGAAGTTGAATGCGATGGACCAGCTCTGGTTCCGGGAGCTGACCACGGTGATGGGAAGCTTCGGAGTGGACGACGACGTCCGCGCCGTCGTTCTCACAGGTGAGGGTCGCGCATTCTCCGCCGGCGGAGACATCGACATGTTCCACGACCTGGACGGCGACGCGGACCGGGTGCGGCCACACCTGCGGCGGGTTTACGACGCCTTCCACTCCGTGGAACGTTGCGCAGTTCCCGTCATCGCCGCCGTGAACGGCCTGGCCTATGGAGGAGGGACGGAGCTGGCGTTGGCCTGCGACATGGTGCTCGCCGGGGAATCGGCCAGGTTCTCCTTCAAGGAAGTCGACGTCGGACTCCAGCCCGGCTTCGGGATCGTCCGGGGTCCGCAGGTAATCGGCCCCCAATGGACCAGCTACATGGCGCTCACGGGCCGGGATATCGATCCGTGCCAGGCACGGGCCTGCGGCCTGGTCCAGGAAGTGCATCCCGACGGCGAACTGTTGGAGCATGCCCTCGGCCTTGCCGGGGAGATAGCAGCCAAGCCGCTCCTCGCGGTCCAAGTGGGCAAGGCGTTTATCAAGCGGCACACCACAGCCGGTTTTAGCGAGTCCGTCGAGGCGACGGCCCTCTTGTTCGGCACGGCTCAACACGCGGAGGCCGTCACCGCTTTCCGCCAGCGCTCCGGCCGGGATCGGGGGCGCAGCAGGACGGAATTGGACACGAGCCCATCCTTGTGA
- a CDS encoding SDR family NAD(P)-dependent oxidoreductase yields MLQNKVALVTAGASGMGKAGAERFAEQGAFVYVVDRDEEATKAVVDGIREKGGQATGIVADVRDLEALKGVAKQVEKDHGVLHVLYNNVGIPGAAGLDLTEEEWDALIEINARASFYLTHYLTDLLKAADGASVIFKSSSSGLVGSPFSPLYSFTKGGLIALVRSLALAFAADKIRVNAIAPGSVETPGLPGFFRASPEEVEERKKAFFAQIPLGRASQPEEIAGVALFLASDLSSYVTGITIPVDGGLTAK; encoded by the coding sequence ATGCTGCAGAACAAGGTCGCGTTGGTCACTGCTGGTGCCTCCGGGATGGGCAAGGCGGGCGCCGAGCGTTTTGCCGAGCAGGGCGCGTTCGTCTACGTCGTCGACCGGGATGAGGAAGCCACGAAGGCCGTAGTGGACGGGATCCGCGAAAAGGGCGGGCAGGCCACAGGGATCGTCGCGGATGTCCGCGACCTGGAAGCCTTAAAGGGCGTCGCCAAGCAGGTGGAGAAGGACCACGGAGTCCTCCATGTCCTGTACAACAACGTCGGCATCCCCGGGGCCGCCGGCCTGGACCTTACCGAGGAGGAGTGGGACGCCTTGATCGAGATCAATGCGCGCGCCAGCTTCTACCTCACCCACTACCTGACCGATCTGCTCAAGGCCGCCGATGGTGCATCCGTAATCTTCAAGAGCTCCAGCTCTGGCCTGGTTGGATCGCCGTTTAGCCCCTTGTATTCCTTCACCAAGGGCGGATTGATCGCGCTCGTGCGTTCCCTGGCGCTGGCCTTCGCCGCAGACAAAATCCGCGTGAACGCCATCGCGCCCGGCTCCGTGGAAACTCCGGGCCTCCCCGGCTTCTTCCGCGCCTCTCCCGAAGAGGTCGAGGAGCGTAAGAAGGCCTTCTTCGCGCAGATCCCGCTGGGACGTGCGTCGCAGCCGGAGGAAATTGCGGGCGTGGCCCTGTTCCTGGCCAGCGACCTGTCCAGCTACGTCACCGGAATCACCATCCCGGTCGACGGCGGGCTCACCGCCAAGTAG
- a CDS encoding LLM class flavin-dependent oxidoreductase: MEFGILMGDQPVESSPTEHLDLMLRKIEAAQEAGFKYLTIGQHFLYDGFRWLQPIPLLSRLAAELDDDVRLGTTVLVGPVHHPVILAEELATLDIITRGRLVVGIGTGYLPAEYETMGVPFKQRYQLLDELIEVMTKLWTQERVTHHGKFWNIEDAPTHIRPLQDPRPPIWLGAMKENGVRRAARLGDVWTITPQQTVDQVEELIRIYVDERVAAGLPLNKLPLRRELMIGRDFDDAVNNFAAVARVKYEAYADRGMDLLSDEAVRDGFVDTIRDHVLLGSAEDVRNQISDIAARLPIGPLLIRPHWPGMDAEQTAAYLKKVGDEVVKPLAGLESTSFEKAMGAVGAR, translated from the coding sequence ATGGAGTTCGGCATCCTCATGGGGGACCAGCCGGTCGAATCTTCGCCGACCGAACATCTTGACCTCATGCTGCGCAAGATAGAGGCGGCGCAGGAGGCGGGGTTCAAGTACCTGACCATCGGACAGCATTTCCTCTACGACGGCTTTCGCTGGCTGCAGCCGATTCCGCTGCTCAGCCGCCTGGCCGCCGAGCTTGACGACGACGTCCGCCTGGGAACTACCGTCCTGGTGGGGCCGGTTCACCACCCGGTGATCCTGGCGGAGGAGCTCGCTACGCTCGACATCATCACCCGAGGCCGCCTCGTCGTCGGGATCGGCACCGGGTACCTGCCCGCGGAGTACGAGACGATGGGCGTGCCTTTCAAGCAGCGATACCAGCTTCTTGACGAGCTCATCGAGGTGATGACCAAGCTCTGGACCCAGGAACGGGTGACTCATCACGGCAAGTTCTGGAACATCGAGGACGCCCCAACGCACATTCGGCCGCTCCAGGATCCGCGGCCGCCGATCTGGCTGGGTGCGATGAAGGAGAACGGGGTGCGCCGCGCAGCCCGGCTGGGCGATGTCTGGACAATCACCCCGCAGCAGACGGTCGACCAGGTGGAGGAACTCATCCGCATCTACGTCGACGAGCGCGTGGCTGCGGGCCTGCCGCTGAACAAGCTGCCGTTGCGCCGTGAGCTGATGATCGGCCGCGACTTCGACGACGCAGTGAACAACTTCGCCGCTGTTGCCCGCGTGAAGTACGAGGCCTATGCGGATCGGGGGATGGACCTGCTGTCCGACGAAGCGGTCCGCGACGGTTTCGTGGATACGATACGCGACCACGTCCTCCTGGGCTCGGCCGAGGATGTGCGCAACCAGATCAGTGACATTGCCGCCCGGCTGCCGATCGGCCCGCTCCTGATCCGCCCGCACTGGCCGGGAATGGACGCCGAGCAGACGGCGGCGTACCTCAAGAAGGTAGGCGACGAGGTGGTCAAGCCCCTGGCAGGGCTTGAGAGCACTTCGTTCGAGAAGGCGATGGGCGCAGTGGGCGCACGATAA
- a CDS encoding AMP-binding protein, whose protein sequence is MSKRQVYTDLVPTFPDPETWTLDRVLRHHASVRPDAVCLDAPVEDARWTYAEALASAEHIAGTWITAGGNAGDRVAIMAMNSSQLVRSWWGAAVGNFVEVPINTNYEGEFLRHQLNVVGARFAVIDDTFAPRFVAIARHARSIERFWVIDTGTGLLDAALDLLRSNGWDAAPWEDLEQGPVLDMAPPRSQDLGAIFFTSGTTGPSKGVSMPHSQLYFFAQEVVCLTRLTDADTYLTTTPLFHGNAQFMAVYPVIIAGGRAVIRPKFSASRWIDHVRDSGVTVTNFVGVMMDFAWKQPPRENDRDNVLRAVYAAPTASTIVEQFKERYGIEAFVDAFGLTETCAPILSPYGLPRPAGAAGLAASEWFDIRLVDPDTDREVPVGEVGELVVRPVQPWTCSNGYYGMPEKTLEAWRNLWFHTGDALRQDEDGWFYFVDRYKDALRRRGENISSYEIEAAVMGHPAVVECAVVGVPADVEAGEDEVLAVVVVIEDVAPADILAWCEGRIPAFAIPRYLRVVDELPKTPSQKIRKAVLRTEPIDANTFDRQAVTVS, encoded by the coding sequence ATGAGCAAGCGGCAGGTCTACACAGATCTCGTTCCGACGTTCCCGGACCCTGAGACCTGGACGCTTGACCGGGTCCTACGTCATCACGCGTCCGTGCGTCCGGACGCCGTGTGCCTGGACGCGCCGGTGGAGGACGCCCGCTGGACGTACGCCGAGGCGCTCGCCAGCGCAGAGCACATCGCCGGCACCTGGATCACCGCGGGCGGCAATGCCGGGGATCGGGTGGCCATCATGGCCATGAACTCCTCACAGTTGGTGCGTTCCTGGTGGGGCGCCGCCGTGGGCAACTTCGTGGAGGTGCCGATCAACACCAACTACGAGGGCGAGTTCCTGCGCCACCAGCTCAACGTCGTCGGGGCGCGCTTCGCGGTCATCGACGATACATTCGCGCCGCGGTTCGTAGCCATTGCCCGGCACGCGCGCAGCATCGAGCGCTTCTGGGTGATCGACACCGGCACCGGGCTGCTCGATGCGGCCCTGGACCTGCTGCGCTCTAACGGCTGGGACGCCGCGCCGTGGGAGGACCTGGAACAGGGGCCGGTGCTGGACATGGCGCCGCCGCGTTCCCAGGACCTGGGTGCCATCTTCTTCACGTCCGGCACGACCGGCCCTTCCAAGGGCGTCTCGATGCCGCACTCGCAGCTCTACTTCTTCGCGCAGGAAGTGGTCTGCCTTACCCGTTTGACGGACGCGGACACCTATCTGACGACGACGCCGCTGTTCCATGGCAACGCCCAGTTCATGGCCGTCTATCCGGTCATCATCGCCGGGGGGCGTGCCGTCATTCGGCCCAAGTTCAGCGCCAGCCGTTGGATCGACCACGTCCGCGACTCCGGCGTAACCGTCACCAACTTCGTCGGGGTCATGATGGACTTCGCGTGGAAGCAGCCGCCCCGCGAGAACGACAGGGATAACGTCCTCCGCGCCGTCTACGCGGCGCCGACAGCCAGCACGATCGTGGAGCAGTTCAAGGAGCGCTATGGGATCGAGGCGTTCGTCGACGCCTTCGGCTTGACCGAGACCTGCGCCCCGATCCTGTCCCCGTACGGGTTACCCAGGCCGGCGGGTGCCGCGGGCCTGGCTGCCTCCGAATGGTTCGACATCCGCCTCGTAGATCCGGACACGGACCGGGAAGTCCCGGTCGGCGAGGTCGGCGAGCTCGTGGTGCGCCCCGTCCAGCCTTGGACGTGCAGCAACGGCTACTACGGAATGCCGGAAAAGACACTCGAGGCATGGCGCAACCTGTGGTTCCACACCGGCGACGCCCTCCGCCAGGACGAGGACGGCTGGTTCTACTTCGTCGACCGCTACAAGGATGCCTTGCGCCGCCGCGGGGAAAACATCAGCTCGTACGAGATCGAAGCAGCAGTCATGGGGCATCCCGCGGTCGTCGAGTGCGCCGTCGTCGGCGTCCCGGCAGATGTCGAGGCGGGGGAGGACGAAGTCCTGGCCGTCGTCGTCGTCATTGAGGACGTCGCACCGGCAGATATCCTCGCCTGGTGCGAGGGCCGGATCCCCGCATTCGCCATTCCTCGCTACCTGCGCGTCGTCGACGAGCTGCCCAAGACCCCCTCGCAGAAGATCCGCAAGGCGGTCCTGCGCACGGAACCCATCGATGCGAACACTTTCGACCGCCAGGCAGTAACCGTTTCCTGA